The Balaenoptera acutorostrata chromosome 15, mBalAcu1.1, whole genome shotgun sequence genome contains a region encoding:
- the TMEM74B gene encoding transmembrane protein 74B → MASPPGLELKTLSNGPQAPRRPGPLGPAAPRREGVENACFFSEEHETHFQNPGDARLCSSPSPPEGIPSWPRSQRDALSLRSEEGPGLEPVSRPVDYGFVSALVFLVSGILLVVTAYAIPREARVNPDTVSAREMERLEMYYARLGSHLDKCIIAGLGLLTVGGMLLSVLLMVSLCKGELYRRPNFVPGRGSRKTYGSINLRMRQLSGDGSQALVENEVVQVSETSRTLQGS, encoded by the coding sequence ATGGCATCTCCCCCTGGTCTGGAACTGAAGACACTGAGCAATGGTCCCCAGGCCCCAAGGAGACCAGGTCCTCTGGGTCCAGCGGCCCCACgcagggagggtgtggagaatgcCTGCTTCTTTTCGGAGGAGCACGAGACTCATTTCCAGAACCCTGGGGATGCCAGACTGTGcagctcccccagcccccctgAGGGCATCCCCTCATGGCCCCGATCCCAGAGGGACGCCCTGTCCCTGCGTTCAGAAGAGGGGCCAggcctggagcctgtgagccgccCGGTGGATTACGGCTTCGTTTCCGCTCTGGTTTTCCTGGTGAGCGGGATCCTCCTGGTGGTGACTGCGTACGCCATCCCCCGAGAGGCGCGTGTCAACCCGGACACAGTGTCAGCACGGGAGATGGAACGACTAGAAATGTACTATGCGCGCCTGGGCTCACACCTGGACAAGTGCATCATTGCAGGCCTGGGGCTGCTCACAGTGGGCGGCATGCTTTTGTCTGTGCTGCTGATGGTCTCCCTGTGCAAGGGAGAGCTGTACCGCCGGCCGAACTTCGTCCCTGGCAGGGGCTCCAGGAAGACCTACGGCTCCATTAACCTGCGCATGAGACAGCTCAGTGGGGATGGGAGCCAGGCCCTGGTGGAGAACGAAGTCGTCCAGGTCTCGGAGACCAGCCGCACCCTCCAGGGGTCTTAA